The proteins below come from a single Mycobacterium parmense genomic window:
- a CDS encoding MaoC family dehydratase, with protein MAIDPSAVGAVTDPMLFEWTDRDTLLYALGVGAGLEDLSFTTENSHDITQQVLPTYAVICCPAFGAAGKVGTFNWAMLLHGSQEIRLHAPLPAAGKLSVVSEVADIQDKGEGKNAILVLRGRGTEPESGKLIAETLTTLVIRGEGGFGGAPGQRPIAPEIPDREPDARVALPTREDQALIYRLSGDRNPLHSDPWFARELAGFPKPILHGLCSYGVAGRALVAELGKGVAANVTSIASRFTSPVFPGETLTTSIWRTEPGKAVFRTEASGAEGSGVRVVLDDGAVEYAEG; from the coding sequence GTGGCGATTGACCCGAGTGCCGTCGGCGCTGTGACCGATCCGATGCTGTTCGAGTGGACCGACCGGGACACGCTGTTATACGCGCTCGGCGTCGGCGCGGGGCTCGAGGACCTGTCGTTCACGACAGAGAACAGCCACGACATCACGCAGCAGGTGCTGCCCACCTATGCGGTGATCTGCTGCCCGGCCTTCGGCGCCGCGGGCAAGGTCGGAACGTTCAACTGGGCCATGCTGCTGCACGGATCGCAGGAGATCCGCCTGCACGCACCGCTGCCGGCCGCGGGCAAGCTGTCGGTGGTGTCCGAGGTCGCCGACATCCAGGACAAGGGCGAGGGCAAGAACGCGATCCTGGTGCTGCGCGGCCGCGGCACCGAGCCCGAGTCGGGCAAGCTGATCGCCGAGACGCTGACCACGCTGGTCATTCGCGGCGAGGGCGGGTTCGGCGGAGCGCCCGGTCAGCGCCCGATCGCACCGGAGATCCCGGACCGCGAGCCCGACGCCCGGGTCGCGCTGCCCACCCGCGAGGACCAGGCCCTGATCTACCGGCTCTCCGGCGACCGCAACCCGCTGCACAGCGACCCCTGGTTCGCCCGTGAGCTGGCCGGATTCCCGAAGCCGATCCTGCACGGACTGTGCAGCTACGGGGTCGCGGGACGCGCGCTGGTCGCCGAACTCGGCAAGGGCGTCGCGGCCAATGTCACCTCGATCGCGTCGCGGTTCACCTCGCCGGTGTTCCCGGGGGAGACGCTGACGACGTCGATCTGGCGCACCGAGCCGGGCAAAGCGGTGTTCC
- a CDS encoding histidine phosphatase family protein produces the protein MRKRSMMSTASKAVAALAVTMVIGACGGPPQQRSITLTFIRHAQSEANASGVIDTEVPGPGLSPEGKEQALEVAHQHHDFDAVYASTMTRAQQTAAPLAAEMGKQVEILQGVQEINAGWYNGKPESMAAATYMVAPRDWLNGDRQDSIPGSVSGTEFNERFTAAVQKVYNSGNSKPVIFSHLLAIEYWVLMNTKNAKDSLATSHPLPNIGRVVITGNPMTGWTLEDWDGIRNFSG, from the coding sequence ATGCGCAAGCGCAGCATGATGTCGACAGCCTCCAAGGCGGTGGCCGCGCTGGCCGTAACCATGGTCATCGGCGCCTGCGGCGGGCCGCCGCAGCAGCGCAGCATTACATTGACCTTCATCCGGCACGCACAATCGGAGGCCAACGCCAGCGGCGTCATCGACACCGAGGTGCCGGGCCCCGGTCTGAGCCCGGAAGGCAAGGAGCAGGCGCTCGAGGTGGCCCACCAGCACCACGACTTCGACGCCGTGTACGCCTCGACGATGACCAGGGCCCAGCAGACCGCGGCGCCGCTGGCCGCCGAGATGGGCAAGCAGGTGGAAATTCTGCAGGGCGTCCAGGAGATCAACGCCGGCTGGTACAACGGGAAACCCGAGTCGATGGCCGCCGCGACGTACATGGTGGCACCACGCGACTGGCTCAACGGGGACCGGCAGGACTCCATCCCGGGCTCGGTCAGCGGCACGGAATTCAACGAACGGTTCACCGCGGCGGTCCAGAAGGTCTACAACAGCGGGAACAGCAAGCCGGTGATCTTCTCCCATCTCCTCGCGATCGAGTACTGGGTGTTGATGAACACCAAGAACGCGAAGGACAGCCTGGCGACCAGCCATCCGCTGCCGAACATCGGCCGCGTCGTGATCACCGGCAACCCGATGACCGGCTGGACGCTCGAGGACTGGGACGGCATCCGCAACTTCAGCGGCTGA
- a CDS encoding SDR family oxidoreductase — MRYVVTGGTGFIGRRVVDRLLQTRPDAQVWVLVRRQSLGRFERLANEWGDRAKPLVGELPGLELTDDVLAELARVDHVVHCAAIYDITAGEAEQREVNVEGTRAVIGLARRLGATLHQVSSIAVAGDFAGEYTEDDFDVGQQLPTPYHRTKFEAEALVRAAEGLRHRIYRPAVVVGDSRTGEMDKIDGPYYFFGILSALARLPKFTPILLPDTGRTNVVPVDYVADALVALMHAADCDGRTFHLTAPKTIGLRGIYRGVAKAAGLPPARGSLPRSVAAPVLKVRGRARVLRDMAATQLGVPAEVFDLVDLRPVFVSQKTRDALRDSGFSQRDGSGIDVPEFSAYAPRLWRYWAQHLDPDRARRDDPDEPLRGRHVVITGASSGIGRASAIAVAERGATVFALARNGDALDELVEQIRAKGGDAHAFSCDVTDSASVDHTVKDILGRFDHVDYLVNNAGRSIRRSVVHSTDRLHDYERVMAVNYFGAVRMVLALLPHWRERRFGHVVNVSSAGVLARNPKYSSYLPTKAALDAFSDVVASETLSDHITFTNIHMPLVETPMIVPSHRLNPVPPISPERAAAMVVRGLVEKPARIDTPLGTLAEAGNYFAPKTSRRVLHQLYLGYPDSAAARGMPADAVAPPPAAARRKPRSPVRAVAGGLRTPRPVKRLVRLVPGVHW; from the coding sequence ATGCGGTATGTCGTTACCGGCGGTACCGGGTTTATTGGTCGCCGCGTCGTGGATCGTCTCCTTCAGACGCGGCCGGACGCGCAGGTGTGGGTGCTGGTCCGGCGCCAGTCCCTGGGCCGGTTCGAACGTCTCGCAAACGAGTGGGGCGACCGCGCGAAGCCGCTGGTCGGCGAACTGCCCGGCTTGGAGCTGACTGACGACGTACTCGCCGAGCTCGCCCGGGTGGACCATGTCGTGCACTGCGCGGCCATCTACGACATCACCGCCGGGGAGGCCGAGCAGCGGGAAGTCAACGTCGAGGGCACCCGTGCGGTGATCGGCCTGGCGCGCCGGCTGGGCGCCACGCTGCACCAAGTGTCGTCGATCGCCGTGGCGGGCGATTTCGCCGGCGAGTACACCGAGGACGACTTCGACGTCGGCCAGCAGCTGCCCACGCCGTATCACCGGACCAAGTTCGAGGCCGAGGCGCTGGTGCGAGCGGCCGAGGGGCTACGGCACCGGATCTACCGCCCGGCGGTGGTGGTGGGGGACTCCCGCACCGGGGAGATGGACAAGATCGACGGGCCGTACTACTTCTTCGGAATATTGTCCGCGTTGGCTCGACTGCCGAAGTTCACGCCGATCCTGCTGCCCGACACCGGGCGCACCAACGTCGTCCCGGTCGACTACGTCGCCGACGCGCTCGTCGCGCTCATGCACGCCGCGGACTGCGACGGCCGCACCTTCCACCTCACGGCGCCCAAGACCATCGGCCTGCGCGGGATCTATCGCGGCGTCGCGAAGGCGGCCGGGCTGCCGCCGGCGCGCGGGTCGCTGCCCCGCTCGGTGGCCGCGCCCGTGCTGAAGGTTCGCGGGCGCGCCAGGGTGCTGCGCGACATGGCCGCCACCCAGCTCGGGGTTCCCGCCGAGGTCTTCGACCTGGTCGACCTCAGGCCGGTGTTCGTCAGCCAGAAGACCCGGGATGCCTTGCGCGACAGCGGCTTTAGCCAGCGCGATGGCAGTGGCATCGACGTTCCCGAGTTCTCGGCCTACGCGCCGCGGCTGTGGCGTTACTGGGCGCAGCACCTCGACCCCGACCGGGCGCGTCGCGACGACCCGGACGAACCCCTGCGTGGCCGGCACGTCGTCATCACCGGCGCGTCCAGCGGCATCGGGCGGGCGTCGGCCATCGCCGTCGCCGAGCGGGGGGCGACGGTGTTCGCCCTGGCCCGCAACGGCGACGCGCTGGACGAACTGGTCGAGCAGATCCGCGCCAAGGGCGGCGACGCGCACGCCTTCAGCTGCGACGTCACCGATTCGGCGTCGGTGGATCACACCGTCAAGGACATCCTGGGCCGCTTCGACCACGTCGACTACCTGGTGAACAACGCCGGCCGGTCGATCCGGCGCTCGGTGGTCCACTCGACGGACCGGCTGCACGACTACGAGCGGGTGATGGCGGTCAACTACTTCGGGGCGGTGCGGATGGTGCTCGCCCTGCTGCCGCACTGGCGCGAGCGCCGGTTCGGGCACGTGGTCAACGTCTCCAGCGCCGGGGTGCTCGCCCGCAATCCCAAGTACAGCTCGTATCTGCCCACCAAGGCGGCACTGGACGCGTTTTCGGACGTGGTCGCCTCGGAGACGCTGTCCGACCACATCACCTTCACGAACATCCACATGCCGCTGGTCGAGACGCCGATGATCGTGCCGTCACACCGCCTCAACCCGGTGCCCCCGATCAGCCCCGAACGCGCCGCGGCCATGGTGGTGCGCGGGCTGGTCGAGAAGCCGGCACGCATCGACACCCCGCTGGGCACGCTCGCCGAGGCCGGAAATTACTTCGCGCCCAAGACTTCTCGCCGGGTGCTGCACCAGCTCTACCTGGGCTACCCCGATTCGGCCGCGGCGCGCGGGATGCCGGCCGACGCCGTCGCGCCGCCGCCGGCAGCCGCGCGGCGCAAGCCGCGTAGCCCGGTCCGCGCCGTCGCGGGCGGACTGCGCACTCCCCGGCCGGTCAAGCGGCTGGTCCGGTTGGTGCCCGGGGTGCACTGGTAG
- a CDS encoding nucleoside hydrolase, translating to MRHRSAETRPESVRKVRPVFVDVDTGVDDALALVYLLASPDTEVVGIASTGGNVGVEQVCENNLGLLKLCGVPGIPVSRGSDRTLTGPLRLPSKVHGPRGLGYADLPRSDGRLTDHDSATAWVRAARAHPGELIGVATGPLTNLALALRAEPALPTLLHRLVIMGGSYDHRGNTTPVAEWNISVDPEAAAEVLAAWTADVVGPQRLAILCGLDLTRRVAMTPDHLARLAAAAGSTTTVLSPSDERGTRSRASNPLIRVIEDAMRFYLEAYHDIGHGYEAHMHDPLAAAVALEPGLVTTAPATVDIELTGTLTRAMTVTDWSGVREPNALIGVDVDAAAFFDRFIERVGPFAQRLSHNA from the coding sequence ATGCGGCATCGCAGCGCGGAGACGCGGCCGGAATCCGTCCGGAAAGTGCGGCCCGTTTTCGTCGACGTCGACACCGGCGTGGACGACGCGCTGGCGCTGGTGTACCTGCTGGCCAGCCCGGACACCGAGGTGGTCGGCATCGCCTCGACCGGCGGAAACGTTGGGGTGGAACAGGTTTGCGAGAACAACCTGGGCCTGTTGAAGCTGTGCGGCGTCCCCGGCATCCCGGTCTCGAGGGGCTCTGACCGAACCCTGACCGGTCCGTTGCGCCTGCCGTCGAAGGTCCACGGGCCCAGGGGCCTGGGGTATGCCGACCTGCCGCGCAGCGACGGTCGGCTCACCGACCACGACTCGGCGACGGCCTGGGTGCGCGCCGCCCGCGCCCACCCGGGTGAGCTCATCGGGGTGGCGACCGGCCCGTTGACCAATCTGGCGCTCGCGTTGCGCGCCGAACCCGCGCTCCCGACGCTGCTGCACCGGTTGGTGATCATGGGCGGCTCCTACGATCACCGGGGCAACACCACGCCCGTGGCCGAGTGGAACATCAGCGTGGACCCCGAGGCGGCGGCCGAGGTGTTGGCCGCGTGGACCGCCGATGTTGTCGGGCCGCAGCGGCTTGCGATCCTGTGCGGCCTGGACCTGACCCGCAGGGTCGCGATGACGCCCGATCACCTCGCCCGGTTGGCGGCCGCCGCGGGGTCGACGACCACGGTGCTGAGCCCCTCCGACGAACGCGGCACCCGCTCGAGGGCGTCCAATCCGCTGATCCGGGTCATCGAGGACGCGATGCGGTTCTATCTCGAGGCCTACCACGACATCGGGCACGGGTACGAGGCGCACATGCACGATCCGCTGGCCGCCGCCGTCGCGCTGGAGCCGGGGCTCGTCACGACCGCCCCCGCGACGGTGGACATCGAGCTGACCGGGACCCTGACCCGCGCCATGACGGTGACCGACTGGTCGGGGGTGCGCGAACCCAATGCCTTGATCGGTGTGGATGTCGACGCGGCGGCGTTCTTCGACCGATTCATCGAGCGGGTTGGGCCGTTCGCGCAGCGGCTATCACACAACGCATGA
- a CDS encoding DNA polymerase Y family protein, which yields MSSKASRVLAIWCMDWPAVAAAAAVGLPATAPVAVTLANRVVACSSAARAAGVRRGLRRREAAARCPQLHVATADADRDARFFEAVVAAVDDLVPRAEVLRPGLLVLPVRGAARYFGSEAQAAERLIDAVAAAGAECQAGIADQLSTAVFAARAGRVVEPGGDAKFLSVLSIRQLATEPSLSGPGREDLADLLWRLGIRTIGQFAALLRSDVASRFGADGVTAHRLARGEPERGPSGREPPAELEAVRDFDPPIDRVDAAAFAGRSLASALHQALMAAGVGCTRLAIHAVTANGEERSRVWRCAEPLTEDATADRVRWQLDGWLSSRTARDSRPTAAVTRLRLQAVEVVSAEALQLPLWGGLGEEDRLRARRALVRVQGLLGPEAVRVPVLSGGRGPAERITLIPLGDEPVPQADPDLPWPGRLPGPSPAVLLDDPVELIDVQGNPVRVTSRGMFSTDPARLIVRGRDERLCWWAGPWPVDERWWDTDPARGRTARAQALLETERALLLCYRQRRWYVEGSYE from the coding sequence ATGAGCTCCAAAGCCTCTCGCGTGCTGGCGATCTGGTGCATGGACTGGCCCGCGGTCGCGGCGGCGGCGGCCGTGGGTCTGCCCGCGACGGCGCCGGTCGCGGTCACTCTGGCCAATCGGGTGGTCGCCTGCTCGTCGGCCGCCCGGGCGGCCGGGGTGCGGCGGGGGCTGCGGCGCCGGGAGGCGGCGGCCCGTTGCCCGCAGCTGCACGTCGCGACCGCCGACGCCGACCGCGACGCCCGCTTCTTCGAGGCGGTGGTGGCGGCGGTGGACGACCTGGTGCCCCGCGCCGAGGTGCTGCGGCCCGGGCTGCTGGTGTTGCCGGTGCGCGGGGCGGCCCGCTACTTCGGGTCTGAGGCGCAGGCCGCCGAGCGGCTGATCGACGCGGTGGCCGCCGCCGGCGCCGAGTGTCAGGCCGGGATAGCCGACCAATTGTCCACCGCGGTTTTCGCCGCGCGGGCGGGCCGTGTCGTGGAACCGGGAGGCGACGCGAAGTTCCTGTCGGTGCTGTCGATCCGCCAGCTCGCCACCGAGCCCAGCCTGTCCGGCCCGGGGCGGGAGGACCTGGCGGACCTGTTGTGGCGGCTGGGGATTCGCACCATCGGCCAGTTCGCCGCGCTGCTGCGCAGCGACGTGGCGTCCCGGTTCGGCGCCGACGGGGTGACCGCGCACCGGTTGGCCCGCGGCGAACCGGAGCGCGGGCCGTCCGGGCGGGAGCCGCCGGCAGAACTCGAGGCGGTGCGCGACTTCGACCCACCGATCGACCGGGTCGATGCGGCGGCGTTCGCCGGCCGTTCGCTGGCGAGCGCGTTGCATCAGGCGCTGATGGCAGCCGGGGTGGGATGCACCCGGCTGGCCATTCACGCGGTCACCGCCAACGGAGAGGAGCGCAGCCGGGTGTGGCGGTGCGCCGAGCCGCTCACCGAGGACGCCACCGCCGACCGGGTGCGCTGGCAACTGGACGGGTGGTTGAGCAGCCGGACGGCGCGCGATTCCCGTCCCACCGCGGCGGTGACGCGGTTGCGGCTGCAGGCCGTGGAGGTGGTGTCCGCCGAGGCGCTGCAGTTGCCGCTGTGGGGGGGTCTGGGCGAGGAGGACAGGCTGCGGGCTCGGCGGGCGCTGGTGCGGGTGCAGGGCCTGCTCGGCCCTGAGGCGGTGCGGGTGCCGGTGCTGTCCGGTGGTCGCGGACCGGCCGAGCGCATCACGTTGATCCCGTTGGGCGACGAGCCGGTGCCGCAGGCCGACCCCGACCTGCCGTGGCCGGGCCGCCTGCCCGGGCCGTCACCGGCCGTGCTGCTGGACGACCCGGTGGAACTGATTGACGTGCAAGGAAATCCGGTACGGGTCACCAGCCGGGGGATGTTCTCCACCGATCCGGCACGGCTGATCGTCCGCGGGCGTGACGAGCGGTTGTGTTGGTGGGCCGGTCCGTGGCCTGTCGACGAGCGGTGGTGGGACACCGATCCGGCAAGGGGCCGCACCGCACGGGCCCAGGCGCTGCTGGAAACCGAGCGGGCGTTGCTGCTCTGCTATCGGCAGAGGCGTTGGTACGTCGAGGGGAGCTACGAATAG
- a CDS encoding LLM class flavin-dependent oxidoreductase produces MSTLDIGVYVPQMGFTYPDILHRARRCEEFGIGSLWLYDHMYGPGAPAIPSMEAWTLATALLAGTERLRVGHMVLCNQFRHPAVLAKMATTLDQISQGRLELGLGSGSIPDEHERMGLPWGAFRGRSERLGETLEMLTQAFANGRIDFAGRHYTVTDMPIVPGAVQKPRPPIVVGGVGEKFTLPLVARYADVWNVPTYALGELERKRDVLRACCADAGRDPEEIVLSVEAVMALAPDDTALPGVRALAEKRFGAPAFGLQEGGLVGTAPQIVDRIKELEALGFGQIVLFTHDRGSDATLELLASGVIGAL; encoded by the coding sequence ATGAGCACCCTCGACATCGGCGTCTACGTGCCCCAGATGGGATTCACCTATCCGGACATCCTGCACCGCGCCCGGCGCTGCGAGGAGTTCGGCATCGGCTCGCTGTGGCTCTATGACCACATGTACGGTCCCGGCGCCCCGGCGATCCCGTCGATGGAGGCGTGGACGCTGGCGACCGCGCTGCTGGCCGGCACGGAAAGGCTGCGCGTCGGACACATGGTGCTGTGCAACCAGTTCCGTCACCCCGCGGTGCTGGCCAAGATGGCCACCACGCTCGACCAGATCTCGCAGGGACGGCTCGAACTCGGGCTCGGCAGTGGTTCCATTCCCGACGAACACGAGCGAATGGGGTTGCCGTGGGGCGCTTTCCGCGGACGTTCCGAGCGGCTCGGCGAGACACTCGAGATGCTGACGCAGGCGTTCGCCAACGGGCGGATCGACTTCGCGGGCCGCCATTACACCGTCACCGACATGCCGATCGTCCCCGGGGCGGTGCAGAAGCCGCGCCCGCCGATCGTCGTCGGCGGCGTGGGGGAGAAGTTCACGCTGCCGCTGGTCGCCCGGTACGCGGACGTGTGGAACGTGCCCACCTACGCGCTCGGTGAACTGGAGCGCAAACGCGACGTGCTGCGCGCCTGCTGCGCCGACGCCGGTCGTGATCCGGAGGAGATCGTGCTGTCGGTCGAGGCCGTCATGGCGCTCGCCCCCGACGACACGGCGCTGCCCGGGGTGCGAGCGCTGGCCGAGAAGCGCTTCGGTGCACCGGCTTTCGGCCTGCAGGAGGGCGGCCTGGTCGGCACCGCCCCGCAGATCGTGGACCGCATCAAGGAACTCGAGGCGCTGGGCTTCGGGCAGATCGTGCTGTTCACACACGACCGCGGCAGCGACGCGACACTGGAACTGCTGGCGTCGGGCGTGATCGGCGCGCTGTAG
- the guaA gene encoding glutamine-hydrolyzing GMP synthase has product MAKPGDSEAAGPVDRPVLVVDFGAQYAQLIARRVREARVFSEVIPHTATVEEIKARNPVAVVLSGGPASVYTEGAPQLDPALFDLGVPVFGICYGFQAMAQALGGTVAHTGTSEYGRTELKVLGGELHSGLPDIQPVWMSHGDAVTAAPEGFDVVASSAGAAVAAFENRGRRLAGVQYHPEVMHTPHGQQVLGRFLHDFAGLGADWTPANIADALVEQVRAQIGSGHAICGLSGGVDSAVAAALVQRAIGDRLTCVFVDHGLLRAGERSQVQRDFVAATGANLVTVDAQETFLTALSGVTNPEGKRKIIGRQFIRAFEGAVLDIVGDSDSQVEFLVQGTLYPDVVESGGGSGTANIKSHHNVGGLPGDLKFRLVEPLRLLFKDEVRAVGRELGLPEEIVARQPFPGPGLGIRIVGEVTAERLDTLRRADLIAREELSAAGLDTLIWQCPVVLLADVRSVGVQGDNRTYGHPIVLRPVSSEDAMTADWTRVPYEVLERISTRITNEVAEVNRVVLDVTSKPPGTIEWE; this is encoded by the coding sequence GTGGCGAAACCTGGTGATTCCGAGGCGGCCGGGCCGGTCGACCGGCCGGTGCTGGTGGTGGACTTCGGCGCGCAGTATGCGCAGTTGATCGCCCGGCGGGTCCGCGAGGCGCGGGTCTTTTCCGAGGTCATCCCGCACACCGCCACGGTCGAGGAGATCAAGGCCCGCAACCCGGTCGCGGTCGTGCTCTCCGGCGGCCCGGCCAGCGTCTACACCGAGGGCGCCCCGCAGCTGGATCCGGCGCTGTTCGACCTGGGCGTGCCGGTGTTCGGCATCTGCTATGGGTTTCAGGCCATGGCGCAGGCCCTGGGCGGCACGGTCGCCCACACCGGCACCAGCGAGTACGGCCGCACGGAGCTGAAAGTGCTTGGCGGCGAGCTGCATTCGGGCCTGCCGGACATCCAGCCGGTGTGGATGAGTCACGGCGACGCGGTCACCGCGGCACCGGAGGGATTCGACGTGGTCGCTTCCAGCGCGGGCGCGGCGGTGGCCGCCTTCGAGAACCGGGGCCGGCGCCTGGCCGGTGTCCAGTACCACCCGGAGGTGATGCACACCCCGCACGGGCAGCAGGTGCTCGGCCGGTTCCTGCACGACTTCGCCGGGCTCGGCGCGGACTGGACGCCCGCCAACATCGCCGACGCGCTCGTCGAGCAGGTACGCGCCCAGATCGGCAGCGGCCACGCCATCTGCGGGCTGTCCGGCGGTGTGGACTCCGCGGTGGCGGCCGCGCTGGTGCAGCGCGCGATCGGCGACCGGCTCACCTGTGTCTTCGTCGACCACGGGCTGCTGCGTGCCGGCGAGCGCTCCCAGGTGCAACGTGACTTCGTGGCGGCCACCGGCGCCAACCTGGTGACGGTCGACGCGCAGGAGACGTTCCTCACCGCGTTGTCGGGCGTGACCAACCCCGAAGGCAAGCGCAAGATCATCGGCCGCCAGTTCATCCGGGCGTTCGAGGGCGCGGTGCTCGACATCGTGGGCGACAGCGACTCGCAGGTCGAGTTCCTGGTCCAGGGCACGCTGTATCCCGACGTGGTGGAGTCCGGCGGCGGCAGCGGCACCGCCAACATCAAGAGCCACCACAATGTGGGCGGCCTGCCCGGCGACCTCAAGTTCAGGCTCGTCGAGCCGCTGCGGCTGCTGTTCAAGGACGAGGTGCGCGCGGTGGGACGCGAGCTGGGCCTGCCTGAGGAAATCGTCGCGCGCCAACCTTTCCCGGGGCCGGGGCTGGGCATCCGGATCGTCGGCGAGGTCACCGCCGAGCGGCTGGACACGCTGCGGCGCGCCGACTTGATCGCCCGCGAGGAGCTGAGCGCGGCGGGCCTGGACACCCTGATCTGGCAGTGTCCGGTGGTGCTGCTGGCCGACGTGCGTTCGGTCGGGGTGCAGGGCGACAACCGCACCTACGGCCACCCGATCGTGCTGCGGCCGGTGTCCAGCGAGGACGCCATGACCGCCGACTGGACCCGGGTGCCCTACGAGGTGCTGGAGCGCATCTCCACCCGCATCACCAACGAGGTCGCCGAGGTCAACCGGGTGGTGCTGGACGTCACCAGCAAGCCCCCGGGCACCATCGAGTGGGAATGA
- a CDS encoding winged helix-turn-helix transcriptional regulator, producing the protein MVASRRNYNQNCPIARGLDVLGERWTLLILRELVGGPRRYGDLRDALPGIATNLLAERLKELQEAGVVERTDLPAPIGRTVYTLSDMGWQRVLPVLRSFAWFGLDRLDPIGDAPASPLNGFLAGFLLGFDSGGAAGLEATIRIEIDGRRFEFAVTQGRLAGARGEPSVTVTASAADLVTARLGASDAKRRAALRRITFDGDPEAVEAVRQAFALA; encoded by the coding sequence ATGGTGGCTTCCCGCAGGAACTACAACCAGAACTGCCCGATCGCGCGCGGCCTCGACGTCCTCGGCGAGCGGTGGACGTTGCTGATCCTGCGCGAGCTGGTCGGCGGACCCCGCCGATACGGGGACCTGCGCGACGCGCTGCCCGGCATCGCGACCAATCTGCTCGCCGAGCGGCTCAAGGAATTACAAGAGGCCGGGGTCGTCGAGCGGACCGATCTGCCCGCCCCGATCGGGCGTACCGTGTACACGCTTTCCGACATGGGCTGGCAGCGGGTGCTGCCGGTGCTGCGGAGCTTCGCGTGGTTCGGGCTGGACCGCCTGGACCCGATCGGGGACGCCCCGGCATCGCCACTGAACGGATTTCTGGCCGGATTCCTGCTCGGCTTCGATTCGGGTGGCGCGGCCGGCCTGGAAGCAACGATTCGCATCGAAATCGATGGCCGCCGTTTCGAATTCGCGGTGACGCAGGGTCGGCTCGCGGGCGCTCGCGGCGAGCCTTCGGTGACGGTCACCGCCAGCGCCGCGGACCTGGTGACCGCGCGCCTCGGGGCGAGCGACGCCAAGCGCAGGGCGGCGCTGCGGCGCATCACCTTCGACGGCGACCCGGAGGCCGTCGAGGCGGTGCGTCAGGCGTTCGCGCTGGCGTAG